Proteins co-encoded in one endosymbiont 'TC1' of Trimyema compressum genomic window:
- a CDS encoding peptidase U32 family protein, with protein MNKIEVLTPAGNLEKLKIAYLYGADAVYIGGKGFSLRTRAGNFSLPEIEEARGISQVLNKKLYVALNVFLHNSEVKEAIAYLEALNKIKVDALIIADPGVVYLAKEYAPDIPIHLSTQANTQNWPACAYWQKQGVERIVLGREVGLKEINDIHQQVDVPLEAFVHGAMCMAYSGRCMLSMHMTGKSANSGACTHPCRWEYYVIEKQRLEDAMPIEEDEFGTYIFNSKDLCMLPYLPDLIKNGVMSLKIEGRMKSIHYVATVTKIYREAVDLIEAGADFSEAMPALMDELNGIGERDYTTGFYLGTPDATIQQYYPRKTTDNIRFIGQVLGHSDSGLLKIEQRNKFVLGDTIEVLMPTVENKTLVVETLINEAGEAVNEAPRPKEILYINGLDSIVPGALLRLRS; from the coding sequence ATGAATAAGATAGAAGTGCTGACACCAGCAGGTAATTTAGAAAAATTAAAAATTGCTTACTTATATGGAGCAGACGCAGTATATATAGGCGGTAAGGGTTTTAGTTTAAGAACTAGGGCAGGAAACTTTTCTTTGCCTGAAATTGAAGAAGCCAGAGGGATTAGTCAAGTCTTAAATAAGAAGCTTTATGTTGCTTTAAATGTTTTTCTGCACAACAGTGAGGTTAAGGAAGCAATAGCTTATTTAGAAGCTCTAAATAAGATTAAAGTTGATGCTTTAATTATTGCAGATCCAGGGGTTGTCTACTTAGCAAAAGAGTATGCTCCAGATATACCTATTCATTTAAGTACCCAGGCTAATACACAAAATTGGCCAGCTTGTGCATACTGGCAAAAACAAGGTGTTGAGAGAATTGTACTGGGGAGAGAAGTTGGCTTAAAGGAGATTAATGACATTCATCAACAAGTTGATGTTCCCTTAGAAGCTTTTGTTCATGGTGCTATGTGTATGGCTTATTCAGGACGATGTATGCTCAGTATGCATATGACTGGCAAAAGCGCTAATTCAGGCGCTTGTACTCATCCATGTAGATGGGAATATTATGTAATTGAGAAACAGAGACTTGAAGATGCCATGCCAATAGAAGAAGATGAGTTTGGCACCTATATATTCAATTCAAAAGATTTATGTATGTTACCTTATTTGCCAGATTTAATAAAAAATGGGGTAATGAGTTTGAAAATAGAAGGTAGAATGAAAAGTATTCATTATGTAGCTACTGTAACTAAAATTTACAGAGAAGCCGTGGATTTAATTGAAGCAGGTGCTGATTTTTCAGAAGCAATGCCAGCGTTGATGGACGAATTAAATGGGATAGGGGAAAGAGACTATACAACTGGTTTCTATTTAGGAACTCCTGATGCTACAATACAGCAATATTATCCAAGAAAAACAACAGATAATATTCGTTTTATAGGTCAGGTCCTTGGGCATAGTGACTCAGGCTTATTGAAAATTGAGCAGAGAAACAAGTTTGTTTTAGGTGATACTATTGAAGTATTAATGCCTACAGTAGAGAATAAGACATTAGTAGTTGAAACACTAATTAATGAAGCTGGCGAGGCTGTTAATGAAGCACCTCGTCCTAAGGAAATACTTTACATCAATGGCTTAGATTCAATTGTACCTGGTGCCCTATTACGTTTAAGGAGTTAG
- the mltG gene encoding endolytic transglycosylase MltG, whose protein sequence is METKAGRRSSRGAKKKSGIKKYFVFVLLMLGILIGATFYVYFLPPNVNGEVSIMINEGDSLDTIGTTLMDNDVIKSKQMFILYSRMKGDSADFKSGTFIIKRPISLESLNKQLKEIPAAEQGVKITIPEGYSISQISKPFANSGLMDKDTFLAIADKGDFDYKFLKFAKPENVKYKLEGFLFPDTYYFDKGESPKSMFEKMLNRFDEVVGTQLMSKAQSLGTTPLALVTMASVIEKEAVISKERPIISGVFYNRIKENMKLESCSTVQFALGKEEYKPVVTLEDIKINSPYNTYMYGGLPPGPIASPGKESLEAAFSPETTAYLYFVAKGDGSHIFNTSYEEHLKATEEYVN, encoded by the coding sequence ATGGAAACCAAAGCAGGAAGACGTAGCAGTCGAGGGGCCAAGAAAAAAAGTGGCATCAAAAAATATTTTGTTTTTGTATTACTTATGTTAGGTATTTTAATTGGCGCTACTTTTTATGTTTATTTCTTACCTCCCAATGTAAATGGTGAAGTAAGTATAATGATTAATGAAGGTGATTCCTTGGATACAATAGGCACCACATTAATGGATAATGATGTAATTAAATCAAAACAAATGTTTATTTTATATAGTCGTATGAAAGGCGATTCAGCAGATTTTAAATCTGGTACATTTATCATCAAAAGGCCGATTTCTTTAGAGAGTTTAAATAAACAGTTAAAAGAAATTCCAGCAGCTGAACAAGGGGTTAAAATAACTATTCCTGAGGGTTATTCTATTAGTCAAATTAGCAAGCCTTTTGCCAATAGTGGCCTAATGGATAAAGATACTTTTCTAGCTATTGCAGATAAAGGGGATTTTGATTATAAGTTTTTAAAGTTCGCAAAACCTGAAAATGTGAAATATAAGTTAGAAGGATTTTTATTCCCTGATACTTACTATTTCGATAAAGGAGAATCTCCAAAATCTATGTTTGAAAAAATGCTAAATCGTTTTGATGAAGTTGTTGGAACTCAATTAATGAGTAAAGCTCAGTCTTTAGGAACAACACCTTTAGCGTTAGTAACAATGGCTTCGGTTATAGAAAAAGAAGCAGTAATATCAAAGGAAAGACCTATTATTTCTGGCGTTTTTTATAATAGAATTAAAGAAAATATGAAATTAGAATCCTGTTCTACTGTGCAGTTTGCATTAGGTAAAGAAGAATATAAACCAGTTGTAACATTAGAGGATATCAAAATTAATAGCCCTTACAATACTTATATGTATGGCGGTTTACCACCAGGACCTATTGCTTCTCCAGGCAAAGAGTCATTAGAAGCAGCTTTTAGTCCAGAAACAACAGCATATTTGTATTTTGTTGCTAAAGGCGATGGTTCTCATATATTTAATACAAGTTATGAAGAGCATTTAAAAGCAACTGAAGAATATGTAAATTAA
- a CDS encoding DUF1292 domain-containing protein, with protein MSNEEKDLIEEKDIVVLNDEEGNEHQFIIIDMVELDQGVYAVLMPLEIMEEETEDDECCILLKVVKDGDEEVLMTIEDDEEYDKVSAAIEALYEDEGI; from the coding sequence ATGTCTAATGAAGAAAAAGATTTAATTGAAGAAAAAGATATTGTTGTATTAAATGATGAAGAAGGTAATGAACATCAGTTTATTATTATTGATATGGTAGAGCTAGATCAAGGGGTTTATGCTGTTTTAATGCCTTTGGAAATTATGGAAGAAGAAACAGAGGATGACGAATGTTGTATTCTTTTAAAAGTAGTTAAAGATGGCGATGAAGAAGTATTAATGACTATAGAAGATGACGAAGAATATGATAAAGTTTCTGCAGCTATAGAAGCTTTATACGAAGATGAAGGCATTTAA
- the ruvX gene encoding Holliday junction resolvase RuvX: MRYLGLDFGLKRIGLAKSDPSGLIAQFYKTIYVSRNQEKIFSELSTIVDAEKIEAIVIGLPYHMNGEKGEKGQMAESFGEKLKDYISIPVFYEDERLTTVSAERILIEGNMSRKKRRDKIDSLAATFILQKYLDRKKIKMCYNS; the protein is encoded by the coding sequence GTGCGTTATTTAGGGCTTGATTTTGGGCTGAAACGTATTGGTCTTGCAAAAAGCGATCCATCAGGGTTAATTGCTCAATTTTATAAAACTATTTATGTATCTAGAAATCAAGAAAAAATTTTCTCAGAGTTATCAACAATTGTTGATGCCGAAAAAATTGAGGCTATTGTTATTGGGTTACCCTATCACATGAATGGTGAGAAGGGTGAAAAAGGTCAGATGGCAGAATCTTTTGGAGAAAAATTAAAAGACTATATTTCCATCCCTGTTTTTTATGAAGATGAACGATTAACAACTGTTTCAGCTGAAAGAATACTAATAGAAGGAAATATGAGTCGCAAGAAGAGGCGAGATAAAATCGACAGTCTTGCAGCTACTTTTATATTACAAAAGTATTTAGACCGAAAAAAGATAAAGATGTGCTATAATAGTTAA
- a CDS encoding IreB family regulatory phosphoprotein: MSSVDNTMRITGEEVEEATIKAMLTKVYEALEDKGYNPINQIAGYLLSGDPAYITSHGNARALINQIDRDEIIRHLVRGYLR, from the coding sequence ATGAGTTCAGTTGATAATACAATGCGTATTACAGGAGAAGAAGTTGAAGAAGCTACTATTAAGGCAATGCTAACAAAGGTATACGAGGCCTTAGAAGACAAAGGGTATAACCCAATTAATCAAATTGCAGGTTATTTACTGTCAGGTGACCCTGCTTACATTACAAGTCATGGCAATGCTAGAGCCCTTATTAATCAAATTGATAGAGATGAAATTATTAGACATTTGGTGAGAGGATACTTAAGGTAA
- the alaS gene encoding alanine--tRNA ligase — MYTTDQIREKVLSYFESKNHRRVESSSLVPAEDPTLLFVNAGMVQFKNVFLGLETRDYKKATSSQKCVRISGKHNDFEVVGRTPRHHTFFEMLGNFSFGDYFKKEAIMYAWDFITNELGLTKDKLWVTIFEEDDEAGALWQAHTDINVDHIVKLGEKDNFWSMGDIGPCGPCTEIHFDRGEEFSCSPECGLDYCECDRFMEIWNLVFMQYNRDEAGVLTPLPKPSVDTGMGLERIVSIMQGVNSNYDIDIFTPLLSQVSQLSGLPYDQGDNGFPFRVIADHARSASFLIADGVLPSNDGRGYVLRRILRRALRFGKGIGLNEPFLYKIVGTVVDTMGTTYPELEEKQAFIEKVVKIEEDRFLETLSDGLNIVASIIETMEAEKRATMSGEEAFNLYDTYGFPVELTEDILTEKNYTLDKEGFKIAMDKQKALAKKNSKKNEFAKSVALANVLSTLEATVFVGDETLETEAQVSAICDLEGNLIDHIGIDEEAILVTDRTPFYGESGGQVGDLGSGYKEDFLVFEVKDTQKTQDGRIYQLIKCKDILETGDTVVLKVDVERRKTIMRSHSATHLLHRALQEVLGKHASQKGSYVDEHYLRFDFSHFELLSNEELIEIEDLVNDYILSFSPVTIEVLSIAEAKNKGAMAIFGEKYGDQVRVVTMGDISMEFCGGTHIDNTGEIGAFKILSEGSVGSGLRRIEAITGKNVIKYMQKREQFLEDIKNKLKVPEKEIIVKIEGLQKELKETHQSLQKLTMKLAENAASSVADNVVVINEIPVIIEKLEERSMDDLKMLADTYRDKIGTVLVVLGSKEGNKVHLLIAASKDLKDKVHCGQLIKSIAPIVDGSGGGRPDRAQAGGNNIKKIDEALAKVKSLL, encoded by the coding sequence ATGTATACTACTGACCAAATTAGAGAAAAAGTTTTAAGCTATTTCGAATCAAAAAATCATAGACGAGTTGAAAGTTCATCTTTAGTACCTGCTGAGGATCCAACTTTATTATTTGTTAATGCAGGTATGGTACAATTTAAAAATGTCTTTCTGGGATTGGAAACTAGAGACTATAAAAAGGCTACTTCTTCTCAGAAGTGTGTCCGTATTAGTGGCAAGCACAATGACTTTGAGGTTGTAGGTAGAACCCCTAGACATCATACTTTTTTTGAGATGCTAGGTAATTTTTCTTTTGGTGATTATTTTAAAAAAGAAGCTATTATGTATGCATGGGACTTTATAACAAATGAGTTAGGATTAACTAAAGATAAGCTTTGGGTTACAATTTTTGAAGAGGATGATGAGGCTGGTGCTTTATGGCAAGCCCATACAGATATAAATGTTGATCATATTGTAAAGCTGGGAGAAAAAGATAATTTTTGGTCTATGGGAGACATTGGTCCATGTGGTCCCTGTACTGAAATTCATTTTGATAGAGGCGAAGAATTTTCCTGTAGCCCTGAATGTGGTTTAGATTATTGTGAATGTGACCGTTTTATGGAAATTTGGAATCTTGTATTTATGCAATATAATAGAGATGAGGCAGGTGTCTTGACACCTTTGCCTAAACCGAGTGTTGATACAGGTATGGGTCTTGAAAGAATTGTATCTATTATGCAAGGGGTAAACAGTAATTATGATATTGATATTTTTACACCTTTATTAAGTCAAGTAAGTCAATTATCGGGACTACCTTATGACCAAGGGGATAATGGATTTCCATTTAGAGTAATTGCGGACCATGCTCGTTCAGCATCATTTCTCATTGCTGATGGTGTTTTACCTTCAAATGATGGTAGAGGCTATGTTTTGAGACGTATTTTAAGAAGAGCATTGCGCTTTGGAAAGGGTATTGGCTTAAATGAGCCATTTTTATATAAAATTGTAGGGACTGTAGTTGATACAATGGGGACAACCTACCCTGAACTGGAAGAAAAACAAGCTTTCATAGAAAAGGTAGTGAAAATTGAAGAAGATCGTTTTCTTGAAACATTGTCTGATGGTTTAAATATTGTAGCTTCAATTATTGAGACTATGGAAGCTGAAAAAAGAGCTACTATGAGTGGGGAGGAAGCATTTAATCTATATGATACTTATGGTTTTCCTGTGGAATTAACAGAAGATATTTTGACAGAAAAAAATTATACTTTAGATAAAGAAGGCTTTAAAATAGCCATGGATAAGCAAAAAGCTTTAGCTAAAAAAAATAGTAAGAAAAATGAATTTGCTAAAAGTGTTGCTTTAGCTAATGTGTTAAGTACATTAGAAGCTACAGTTTTTGTAGGGGACGAAACATTAGAAACAGAAGCTCAAGTATCGGCAATCTGTGATTTAGAAGGTAATCTTATTGATCATATCGGTATTGATGAAGAGGCAATATTAGTGACCGATAGAACACCATTTTACGGCGAGAGTGGTGGACAAGTTGGAGACTTAGGTTCTGGTTACAAGGAGGACTTTCTTGTTTTCGAAGTTAAAGATACTCAGAAAACTCAAGATGGTAGAATTTATCAACTTATTAAATGTAAAGATATTTTAGAGACTGGTGATACTGTAGTTTTAAAAGTAGATGTTGAGAGAAGAAAGACTATAATGCGTAGCCACTCTGCAACTCACTTGCTTCATAGAGCCTTACAAGAGGTCCTAGGGAAACATGCTTCACAGAAAGGATCTTATGTGGATGAGCATTACTTGCGTTTTGACTTTTCTCATTTTGAATTACTATCTAATGAAGAGTTAATTGAAATAGAAGATTTAGTCAATGATTACATACTTTCATTTAGCCCAGTTACTATTGAAGTGCTATCAATTGCTGAAGCTAAGAATAAAGGTGCTATGGCTATTTTTGGAGAAAAGTATGGTGATCAAGTAAGGGTAGTTACTATGGGCGATATATCAATGGAATTTTGTGGAGGCACTCATATTGACAATACAGGAGAAATTGGTGCTTTTAAAATTCTGTCTGAAGGCAGTGTAGGTTCAGGATTAAGAAGAATAGAGGCTATAACAGGCAAAAATGTAATAAAGTATATGCAGAAAAGAGAGCAATTTTTAGAAGATATAAAAAATAAGCTTAAGGTACCTGAAAAAGAAATAATTGTTAAAATTGAAGGCTTACAAAAGGAGCTCAAAGAGACTCACCAATCCCTCCAAAAGTTAACAATGAAGTTAGCTGAAAATGCAGCAAGTTCAGTTGCTGACAATGTGGTAGTCATTAATGAAATTCCTGTTATAATTGAGAAACTTGAGGAGCGTTCTATGGATGACTTAAAAATGTTGGCAGATACTTATAGGGATAAGATTGGAACAGTATTAGTAGTGCTCGGTTCAAAAGAGGGTAATAAAGTTCATCTATTAATTGCAGCTAGTAAGGATTTAAAAGACAAGGTCCACTGTGGACAGCTGATTAAGTCAATTGCACCTATTGTCGATGGCAGTGGAGGCGGTAGACCGGATAGAGCTCAAGCAGGAGGTAATAACATAAAGAAAATTGATGAAGCCTTGGCAAAGGTGAAAAGCCTATTATAA
- a CDS encoding stage V sporulation protein S produces MEVLKVSASSKPGLVAGALAAVIREEGTVEMQTIGAGALNQAIKAIAIARGFVAPSGIDIYCIPAFTDIEIGGEKRTAIKLIVESKK; encoded by the coding sequence ATGGAAGTATTAAAGGTTTCAGCTTCATCGAAGCCGGGATTAGTAGCAGGGGCATTAGCAGCTGTTATCAGAGAAGAAGGCACTGTTGAAATGCAAACAATAGGAGCTGGTGCATTAAATCAGGCTATTAAGGCCATTGCAATAGCAAGAGGATTTGTAGCCCCCAGCGGTATTGATATCTATTGTATCCCCGCATTTACAGATATTGAAATCGGAGGGGAAAAAAGAACGGCCATTAAGTTAATTGTTGAATCAAAAAAGTAA
- a CDS encoding TIGR00282 family metallophosphoesterase, whose protein sequence is MKILYFGDLIGKAGIRGLSLYLKKQIEEKKPDFIFINGENLAGGKGITEEVFNEVKDLGVDGFSTGNHVFDKREVISLLRETGEIIRPLNYPVGIPGKGYQVFKKNNLKVAVINLCGRVFMKPLDCPFKRVESAIKAIKEETDIILVDFHAEATAEKQALGHFLDGQVTGVFGTHTHTQTNDLQLLKKGTLYLTDLGMVGANDSILGSKKDTIINHFLTGMPFRVEVEVFGSIRINGVEFDIDVDGSINSFQLINELI, encoded by the coding sequence ATGAAAATACTTTATTTTGGCGATTTAATTGGAAAAGCAGGCATTAGGGGACTTTCTCTTTATTTAAAAAAACAAATTGAGGAGAAAAAACCTGATTTTATATTTATCAATGGCGAGAATCTTGCTGGTGGCAAAGGGATAACCGAAGAAGTTTTTAACGAGGTTAAGGACTTAGGGGTTGATGGCTTTTCAACAGGGAACCATGTGTTTGATAAAAGAGAGGTTATTTCTTTATTACGAGAAACAGGAGAGATTATTAGACCTTTAAATTACCCCGTAGGAATTCCTGGTAAGGGATACCAAGTCTTTAAAAAAAATAATCTTAAAGTGGCAGTTATTAATCTTTGTGGTCGTGTATTTATGAAACCCTTAGATTGTCCCTTTAAAAGAGTAGAAAGTGCTATTAAGGCTATTAAAGAAGAAACTGATATTATTTTAGTGGATTTTCATGCAGAAGCAACAGCTGAAAAACAAGCCCTTGGCCATTTTTTAGATGGACAAGTAACAGGGGTTTTTGGCACTCATACCCACACCCAAACCAATGATTTGCAATTACTTAAAAAAGGCACTCTTTACCTCACTGATTTAGGTATGGTAGGAGCAAATGATAGTATATTAGGAAGCAAAAAAGATACCATTATTAATCACTTTTTAACTGGCATGCCATTTAGAGTTGAAGTTGAAGTATTTGGTTCTATACGTATTAATGGTGTAGAATTCGATATTGATGTTGATGGCTCTATAAACTCTTTCCAACTAATAAATGAACTCATTTAA
- the rny gene encoding ribonuclease Y: MTTTPLFAVLIAIVTAIVGIILGYILRRVLSEGKLKNAEMLSKDIVEKAEKEAITKQKEAIIEAKEQIQKMKEKMHGEIEKEQRERKFEWQQTEKRLHSKEESIDKKQQNLEKKEDKIHHKEQEVCRLKESAKAVYYEQMAKLQEVSNMTSDEAKEFLLENVEQEIRQETAVLVRDMRDKAKEEADKEAKEIVVRTIQKCATDHVAEATVYVVSLPNDEMKGRIIGREGRNIRALETVTGIDLIIDDTPEAVILSGFDPVRREIARITLEKLITDGRIHPGRIEEMYEKAKTEVEKEIREAGEQAVLETGITRIHPELIKLIGRLKYRTSYGQNILKHSLEVAHLSATMAFELGADPNIARRAGLLHDIGKAVDHEVEGTHVEIGVNLLQKYKETPTIIHAVEAHHGDVEPETMEAVIVQIADSLSAARPGARRETLESYIKRLQKLEEIADGFEGVDKSFAIQAGREVRIMVKPDKIDDLETINLTRAIVKEIESEMDYPGQIKVMVIRETRSVDYAK, translated from the coding sequence ATGACAACAACACCACTATTCGCAGTACTGATAGCTATTGTTACAGCCATTGTTGGTATTATTTTAGGTTATATTCTAAGAAGAGTGTTATCGGAAGGCAAATTAAAGAATGCTGAAATGCTATCGAAAGATATTGTAGAAAAAGCGGAAAAGGAAGCTATTACTAAGCAAAAAGAAGCTATCATTGAAGCAAAAGAACAAATTCAAAAAATGAAAGAAAAAATGCATGGCGAAATTGAGAAAGAACAAAGAGAAAGAAAATTTGAATGGCAACAAACAGAAAAACGTCTACACAGTAAAGAAGAAAGCATTGATAAAAAACAGCAAAATCTAGAAAAAAAAGAAGATAAAATTCATCATAAAGAGCAGGAAGTATGTCGCTTAAAAGAGTCTGCTAAAGCAGTTTACTATGAACAAATGGCTAAACTACAAGAAGTTTCCAATATGACGTCTGATGAAGCAAAAGAGTTTTTACTAGAAAATGTTGAACAGGAAATTCGCCAAGAAACAGCTGTTTTAGTTAGAGATATGAGAGATAAGGCAAAAGAAGAAGCGGATAAGGAAGCTAAAGAAATTGTTGTAAGAACAATTCAAAAATGTGCAACAGATCATGTTGCTGAAGCAACTGTATATGTTGTATCATTGCCCAATGATGAAATGAAGGGCAGGATTATTGGTCGTGAGGGCAGAAATATTAGGGCTCTAGAAACTGTAACTGGTATTGACTTAATTATTGATGATACGCCAGAGGCTGTAATTCTTTCAGGGTTTGATCCTGTGAGAAGAGAAATTGCTAGAATTACATTAGAAAAATTAATAACTGACGGCAGAATACACCCAGGTCGTATAGAAGAAATGTATGAAAAAGCAAAAACAGAAGTTGAAAAAGAGATTAGAGAAGCTGGAGAACAAGCTGTTCTTGAAACAGGTATTACACGTATTCACCCAGAATTAATTAAATTAATTGGACGTCTGAAATACAGAACCAGCTATGGTCAAAATATATTAAAACATTCTTTGGAAGTTGCTCATTTATCAGCTACAATGGCTTTTGAATTAGGTGCTGATCCAAATATTGCAAGACGTGCAGGATTACTTCATGATATTGGTAAAGCAGTGGATCACGAAGTTGAAGGTACGCATGTTGAGATTGGTGTTAATTTGCTTCAGAAGTATAAAGAAACACCAACAATTATTCATGCAGTTGAAGCCCATCATGGTGATGTTGAACCAGAAACAATGGAAGCAGTAATTGTTCAAATTGCTGATTCTTTATCAGCAGCAAGACCTGGAGCAAGACGTGAAACTTTAGAATCCTATATTAAGCGTCTTCAAAAACTTGAAGAAATTGCTGATGGATTCGAAGGTGTTGATAAATCATTTGCTATTCAGGCTGGTCGTGAAGTTCGTATTATGGTTAAACCGGATAAAATTGATGATTTAGAAACCATTAACTTAACACGTGCAATTGTAAAAGAAATTGAATCTGAAATGGACTATCCAGGACAGATTAAAGTTATGGTTATCAGAGAGACTCGCTCTGTTGATTACGCAAAATAG
- a CDS encoding regulatory protein RecX, translating into MKAREYGLYLLNKRAYTRKELENKLFKKGFQCEEVTEVLNEFMELKWINDYVYAETYILNQIEYGFKSKMQIQYKLMEKGIDKDHIMALMEQYYTREKEEKNIKYLIEKYSRTGSLPREKLIARLGRKGFSISFVVSVLDEE; encoded by the coding sequence ATGAAAGCTAGAGAATACGGTTTATACTTACTAAATAAAAGAGCTTATACAAGAAAAGAGCTTGAAAATAAATTATTTAAAAAAGGATTTCAGTGTGAGGAAGTTACTGAAGTCCTTAATGAATTTATGGAACTAAAATGGATTAATGATTATGTATATGCCGAAACATATATTTTAAATCAAATTGAATATGGTTTTAAAAGCAAAATGCAAATTCAGTATAAGCTAATGGAAAAAGGTATAGATAAAGACCATATAATGGCGCTTATGGAACAATATTATACTAGAGAAAAAGAAGAAAAGAATATAAAATATCTTATTGAAAAATACAGTCGAACAGGAAGCTTGCCAAGGGAAAAGTTAATTGCTCGGCTAGGGCGCAAAGGCTTTTCAATCAGTTTTGTTGTTTCTGTGTTAGATGAAGAATAA
- the recA gene encoding recombinase RecA, whose product MEKEKEKVLNVTLSQIEKQFGKGSIMRLGESSRNRSIEVTSTGILPLDIAVGIGGYPKGRIIEIYGPESSGKTTVSLHGIAASQATGGTAAFIDAEHALDPVYAKNLGVNIDDLLVSQPDTGEQALEIVEALVRSGAVDLIVVDSVAALVPRAEIEGDMGDSHVGLQARLMSQALRKLAGVVSKSNATIIFINQLREKVGIMFGNPEVTTGGRALKFYSSIRLEVRRQEAIKKGVDIIGNRTKVKVVKNKVAPPFTIAEFDILYGEGAVKDGCILDLAAEFEVVQKAGSWYSYGEERMGQGRDSSKAFLKANPELSSEIEHKVLIASGIIETEENDEASVENEKPAVADKGDES is encoded by the coding sequence ATGGAAAAAGAAAAAGAAAAGGTCTTAAATGTCACCTTAAGTCAGATAGAAAAACAATTTGGAAAAGGTAGTATTATGCGTCTTGGAGAGTCGAGCAGAAATAGATCCATAGAGGTAACATCAACAGGTATTTTACCTCTAGATATAGCTGTTGGCATCGGTGGCTACCCAAAAGGTAGAATTATTGAAATTTATGGACCAGAGTCTTCTGGCAAAACAACTGTGAGTTTACATGGTATTGCAGCCTCTCAAGCAACAGGTGGAACAGCCGCTTTTATTGATGCTGAACATGCTTTAGATCCTGTTTATGCAAAAAATTTAGGTGTTAATATTGATGATTTATTAGTTTCTCAACCTGACACAGGAGAACAAGCTTTAGAAATTGTTGAGGCCCTAGTTAGAAGTGGAGCAGTTGATTTAATTGTTGTTGACTCCGTTGCTGCATTAGTGCCAAGAGCTGAAATTGAAGGGGATATGGGAGATTCTCATGTAGGCTTGCAAGCTAGATTAATGTCCCAGGCTTTAAGGAAACTAGCAGGTGTTGTTAGTAAATCTAATGCTACAATTATTTTCATTAATCAACTTAGAGAAAAAGTTGGCATTATGTTTGGAAATCCAGAAGTAACTACTGGCGGTAGAGCTTTAAAATTCTATTCTTCTATTAGACTTGAGGTTAGAAGACAAGAAGCTATTAAAAAAGGTGTAGATATTATTGGTAATAGAACAAAAGTAAAAGTTGTTAAAAATAAAGTAGCACCACCATTTACAATTGCAGAATTTGATATTCTCTATGGAGAAGGCGCTGTTAAAGATGGTTGTATTTTAGATTTAGCTGCTGAGTTTGAAGTTGTTCAAAAAGCTGGATCTTGGTATTCCTATGGTGAGGAACGCATGGGTCAAGGTAGAGATAGTTCAAAAGCATTCCTCAAAGCTAATCCTGAGCTTTCAAGTGAAATTGAGCATAAGGTATTAATTGCTTCAGGAATTATTGAAACAGAAGAAAATGATGAAGCTAGTGTTGAAAATGAAAAGCCAGCTGTAGCGGATAAAGGCGATGAAAGCTAG
- the yedF gene encoding sulfurtransferase-like selenium metabolism protein YedF: protein MKQIDARGLECPKPVILTKKALEETNSISILVDNEVARDNVRRFGENGGFDVTILENSKGIELFLKKIKGLEKTTNNSPVVVLIKKDVFGDGERALGELLMKNFLTSLLESDDKIGSLIFMNKGVVLTTTSEDAIPILKDLEAQGTRIFSCGTCLDFYELKDQLKIGEITNMYSATELLLKKNIRTIII from the coding sequence GTGAAACAAATTGATGCTCGAGGTTTAGAATGTCCTAAACCTGTTATTTTAACAAAAAAAGCATTAGAGGAAACAAATAGTATATCTATTCTTGTTGACAATGAAGTAGCGAGAGACAATGTGAGGCGATTTGGTGAAAATGGTGGCTTTGATGTGACTATTTTAGAAAATAGTAAGGGTATCGAACTATTTTTAAAAAAAATCAAGGGTCTTGAAAAGACAACGAATAATAGTCCGGTTGTTGTCTTAATAAAAAAAGATGTTTTTGGTGATGGAGAAAGAGCCCTCGGTGAACTATTAATGAAGAATTTCCTTACTAGTTTATTGGAGAGTGACGATAAAATAGGTAGTTTAATCTTTATGAATAAAGGGGTTGTTTTAACAACAACTTCAGAAGATGCGATACCTATTTTAAAAGATTTAGAAGCACAAGGCACTAGAATTTTTAGCTGTGGTACTTGTCTTGATTTTTATGAGCTCAAAGACCAATTGAAAATTGGTGAAATTACCAATATGTACAGTGCTACAGAACTATTACTGAAAAAAAATATAAGAACAATCATAATTTAA